The Dehalococcoidia bacterium DNA segment GAAACGCTTGACAATGCTATTGTATATTGTATACTACCCTTAGAAACGAAAAGGGGGAGTATGATGTGTAAGACATGCGCAGCACATGCTAAAAAGGATAAGGGCAAGAAAGAACCTGAGAAGAAATCAGTGAAGAAGTAAATCGGCGATAGGCGAACATATAAAGACGAGGCGTGTTTTTAACATACCTCGTCTTGGTTTTAAGTAGGCCTCTAAAGCAGCCTTCCTCAACACAAAATAGCGGTTTGTTAGATCACATTCCGATGAAATGTTCAAGTGAGGTAGCATTTAGTTTCTGTTTGCGGATTTAGTTGGGCAGGAAAGAATAATCACATACTGCTATAATCAATCTAGTTGAATACCAAAGGAGGTTCAGTCTTGCAGTTAGAACAGTCTTTGGGTTTAGTCGCTGGAGCGCTGGTAACATGTAGTATGGTTCCGCAACTGGTTCGTGTCTTCCAATTAAAAAGTGCCCGTGAGATAAGTGGACTTTTTACCATATTGCTTTTACTGGGTATGATTTGTTGGCTAGCCTATGGGATTTACCTCAGGCTCACTCCAGTTATTCTTTGGAATGCAATAGGGGCGGTTCTCGTCGCTCTACTTATATATGCAAAGCTAAAGTATGGAGGATATAGGAAAGATAAATAGGGAGCAACTGTTCGACTTCGTTGACCAGCATTTTTTAGCAAAGTTGGAATACCCCCAGCTATTCACAGAGGCAGAGCGTCAGGTAGAAGGGTGGTTTAAAGGTGAGTTAATCTACCTTTTCAGTTCTCTCAAAGCGAACTGGGAACCTGAAGCTTCAATACCAAGCCTTGGCAAAAAGAAGATTGATTTCAGGCTAAGGTTAGATGATAGCCCTGTTTATGCAGAAATAAAGGCCCTGTATCACGGCCGGCAACGTGGACAAGTGGTTGACCTCGGTATCTACTTCTACAAGGACAACGTAGGCATTTGGGGAGATGTGCAAAAACTAGCTTCAGTTGCTGAGGGTCACAGCTTCTGCATCTTGTTTATATACCCTCGGCCGGAGATAGGGCGTTGGCACAAGACCTTAGCTGCATATGGCCAGCGCATCGCGCCTATCACATTGGGAGAGGTAAGCGAAATCTTGCAGTTTCCGCCTGAACTATACATCGCAAAGCTGGAAGTATCCCTGAAACAGGGCTTAACATTATGACGTATTGTTCACCCGGTCACATTCTAGCGTTTGGTTCAACTGAAATGATCTGCTTACGGGGTGTTGACAACACTTTGGGAGAGGACTAGACTCAGGCTGAAAAACCTTCATTATTGTCATAATTCACAGTTAGGGTGGGTATACGCGGAAAGGGGGAAGCCAAAGTGAAAGTACAGAAGTCTATTGAAATTGCAGCACCACCAGAGAAAGTCTGGCCCTTCTTGGTTGAGCCTAAGAAGATCCTGAAGTGGTGTATTACCTTCAAAAAATTCGAGTACACCGGTAAGCAGCGCAGTGGCGTGGGCACAGCTCTCTACGTTGAGGAAAAGGCCGGCGGCCCGCTTATGAAACTGAATTTTGCGGTTACGGAATGGGTGGAGAATAAGAAACTTGCCTTCAACATGACCTCGGGGAACTTTGTGAAAGGTTATGAACAAACATGGACGGTAGACGCCACTCCGCCTGGTAGCAGATTTACATTTATGGAGCAGGTTAAGTTGCCTTACGGGGTCATCGGGAAGGTCATGGAGTTGTTTGCCCGACGTAGTTCGGAAGCCACCGTGAGGGAAATGTTGGCCAAGCTGAAAAGCTTGGTGGAGACATAAGAAGATAATCTTCTGCTGGTCTGCTCACATTATACACCTTCCTCTTGCACTTGATGATGCGTGGTACGAGTTCTATAGGTTGGTTCGTCTCCCCGGCTACTTCGTACTTGGCCTAACCAAAGTCCGGATCGTTTAATCAATCACACAAACTTCTATTCTGTTAAGTCATTTAACAATTGTCCGGAATGTCACATTCTAGCGATTTGTTCAGCGGTAGGATAGACTTCCACATCCGGCTACCTACAGACTACAATCATCACACTAAATGTGTTATATTCGTGTTGGGCGCACCATGAATTGTCTTTCTGGTTGCTAAGCGGAGCGCGGCCTGTGAAGTCATAAGCTGAGATTATCTAATTGAACGGTAAAGTGGAGCAAGGATAGACTAGAAGGAGGATGATGTATCATGTCATTGAAGGCTGCTGCGGAGTACATCGAGAGTCTGCGTGAGTTGAAACTGGATCTCTATCTACTCGGTGAAAAGGTGGGGAATTGGGTTGATAATCCTATTATCAGACCATCAATTAACGCTGTGGCGATGACCTACAAGCTTGCTCACGAGCCCCAGAACAAGGATCTGGCGATCACGGACTCTATGCTTACAGGAAAGAAGGTAAACAGATTTAACTCTCTCTTCAAGAGCACTGGTGATATGGTCAGTAAGGTAAAATTACAGAGGGAGATGGGACAGAGGACAGCCTGTTGTTTCCAGAGGTGCGTTGGTCTTGACGGGATCAATGCTGTTTTTAGCACCACCTACGAAATTGACCAAGAGCGCGGAACCAAGTATCATCACAGGTTTAGAGAGTGGCTGAAGTATGTTCAACATAATGACCTCTGTGTCCAGGGTGCCATGACCGATGTCAAGGGCAACCGGGCGGTGGGTCCAAGCAAGCAGACTGACCCGGACATGTTTGTGCATGTTGTGGAGCGAAGGAGTGACGGGATCGTCATAAGGGGGGCAAAGGCAAGTCAAACGGGAACCGTGAATTCACATGAAATGCTCATTATGCCAACCCTAAGAATGCGGGCCGGTGATGAAGACTATTCCCTGAGCTGCGCTATACCGACGGACGCTGAAGGCGTACACCTTATCTATGGAAGACAGTCCTGCGATACGCGCAAGCTTGAGGAGGGTGACATCGATGTCGGTAACTACAGCTTCGGGGGACAGGAGACACTGACTATCCTGGACTACGTCTTCGTCCCGTGGGATAGGGTTTTTATGTGCGGGGAGATCGAATTTGCCATCATGATGGTAGAGAGATTCGCCGCCTATCATAGGCAGAGCTACGGCGGTTGTAAGCCGGGCGTAGGCGATGTGCTTATTGGAGCGGCGGCCTCAATGGCTGATTACAACGGGACACGTAGAGCCCCTCACATCAGAGAGAAACTTGGGGAGATGATTCATCTCTCCGAAACGATACATGCCTGCGGATTAGCTTGCGCCTATGAAGGGTGGCAGACCATGGCTGGCAACTACCAGTCCAACATCCTTTTAGCCAATGTATGTAAGCACAATACGACGAGGTTTCCCTATGAGCTTTGCCGGCTTGCCGAGGACATAGCCGGCGGTATTCTGGTAACGCTGCCCTCCGAAAAAGACTTTAGGCACCCTGTAGTGGGTAAATATATCGATAAATACCTGAAGGGAGTAACTGTTGTACCTACAGAGCACCGAATCCGCATGTTGACGCTTATCCACTCCATTACTTTTGGCCATGTCGCTCCCAATTATCGCACAGAGTCGCTACATGGGGCAGGATCGCCTCAGGCACAGAAAATTATGATTGAGCGCGAGACGGATATGGACCTCAAGCAGAAGCTGGCCCGCAGTTTGGCTGGCATCGATAAAAGAGAAAACGTGATTGCTTAGTTTCCATAGGTAGCTAAACCGAGATAGATAGGCCTTCCTGGCGTGCAGTTTCCGCCTGATGATACCATCCCTGTACCACAGGCCGGTTGTTCGGGCGCATCATTACAGGTTTGCTACCTAGCGCTCTACAATTCCAGCGAATTGTGCAGTGTCTCCAGGTGGCCCCTGTCTAGCTTGACAGCCATGTCAAATGACGATATTATGGTGTACCATATGGCAAGCTGCAATGGGAAATACCGGGTGATATAACTAACCCAAACGATCGGGGACATTTAATGAGACCGCTGAAAAAGAGGTGCAGGATACTTCCTGCCGGGGGTCTGGGGGTGTCCCCCAGTTTTAAAAAGTCCCCCAAGATTGGGGGATTAGGGGGTTGATTGAGGCTATTTCAGCAGTCTCTAGTTATAGGCCCATTTGAAAGCTTAGCTTAGCCCACTAGTGGAGCCGTCATGCCATGATGATAGCGATTTCTAAAGCCTGGTGAGGGTATATATTCAAGCTTCTGCTTTATACAACATGCTTAAAAGGAGGGGAAAATGCTCAGAAGGGTGGCAATAGTTGGGTATGCTCAATCTCATCATCAGCATAATATGCAAAAAACCAGAGAGGATATGGTCTTTGAGGTCTGTAAGGAGGCTTTGCACCATGCCGGCATCCTGAGAGAGGATCTGGATACCGTTATCACCGCCTCTAGCGATTTTCTGGATGGAAGGA contains these protein-coding regions:
- a CDS encoding 4-hydroxyphenylacetate 3-hydroxylase N-terminal domain-containing protein, with product MSLKAAAEYIESLRELKLDLYLLGEKVGNWVDNPIIRPSINAVAMTYKLAHEPQNKDLAITDSMLTGKKVNRFNSLFKSTGDMVSKVKLQREMGQRTACCFQRCVGLDGINAVFSTTYEIDQERGTKYHHRFREWLKYVQHNDLCVQGAMTDVKGNRAVGPSKQTDPDMFVHVVERRSDGIVIRGAKASQTGTVNSHEMLIMPTLRMRAGDEDYSLSCAIPTDAEGVHLIYGRQSCDTRKLEEGDIDVGNYSFGGQETLTILDYVFVPWDRVFMCGEIEFAIMMVERFAAYHRQSYGGCKPGVGDVLIGAAASMADYNGTRRAPHIREKLGEMIHLSETIHACGLACAYEGWQTMAGNYQSNILLANVCKHNTTRFPYELCRLAEDIAGGILVTLPSEKDFRHPVVGKYIDKYLKGVTVVPTEHRIRMLTLIHSITFGHVAPNYRTESLHGAGSPQAQKIMIERETDMDLKQKLARSLAGIDKRENVIA
- a CDS encoding SRPBCC family protein, which translates into the protein MKVQKSIEIAAPPEKVWPFLVEPKKILKWCITFKKFEYTGKQRSGVGTALYVEEKAGGPLMKLNFAVTEWVENKKLAFNMTSGNFVKGYEQTWTVDATPPGSRFTFMEQVKLPYGVIGKVMELFARRSSEATVREMLAKLKSLVET